In the Flavobacterium sp. J372 genome, one interval contains:
- a CDS encoding RNA polymerase sigma factor, whose translation MATVAIPDAVLVKNYMGGDESALTILIKRHQSKLYGFIYSKVSDRDISDDIFQDTFIKVIKTLKSNSYNEEGKFLPWVMRIAHNIIVDHFRKNKKMPMTRETEEFSIFSIMTDNSLNVEGQIITEQVENDLQRLILELPDDQREVLHMRIYQDLSFKEIADMTGVSINTALGRMRYALMNLRKIIEKNKIILTN comes from the coding sequence ATGGCTACTGTTGCAATCCCTGACGCTGTCTTAGTAAAGAATTATATGGGCGGAGACGAAAGTGCTCTCACCATATTAATTAAAAGGCATCAATCTAAACTTTACGGGTTTATCTATTCAAAGGTTTCAGACCGCGATATATCCGATGATATTTTCCAGGATACCTTTATTAAGGTAATTAAAACCCTGAAGTCTAATTCATATAATGAAGAAGGCAAATTCCTGCCGTGGGTAATGCGTATTGCGCATAATATTATTGTTGACCATTTCAGGAAAAACAAAAAGATGCCGATGACGCGTGAAACTGAAGAGTTTTCTATCTTCTCGATAATGACCGATAACAGCCTTAATGTTGAAGGACAAATCATTACTGAACAGGTGGAGAATGACCTGCAAAGGCTGATACTTGAACTGCCTGATGACCAGCGTGAAGTGCTGCACATGCGTATCTATCAGGACCTGAGCTTTAAGGAAATAGCTGATATGACAGGTGTAAGCATTAACACCGCACTGGGCCGTATGCGCTATGCACTCATGAACCTGCGAAAAATTATAGAAAAAAATAAAATTATTTTGACGAATTAG
- a CDS encoding YdeI/OmpD-associated family protein has product MELLTDKEYTLQRFPGKGGWTYILLPEIPKDKDAPFGIVKVCGTIDDYEVADYSLMPYGNGVLLMAVKAEIRKKIGKEEGDNVKVKLYRDTSGFVIPQELVMRLDEAGVSKKFSSRKNWEQKMCSQWIFSAKRAETVNERIIKTIYRLQRNEKIV; this is encoded by the coding sequence ATGGAACTCCTTACAGATAAAGAATATACGCTGCAGCGCTTTCCCGGTAAAGGCGGGTGGACATACATTTTGCTTCCCGAAATACCCAAAGATAAAGATGCGCCTTTTGGCATTGTAAAGGTTTGCGGCACTATTGATGATTATGAAGTAGCCGATTACAGCCTGATGCCTTATGGTAATGGCGTGCTGCTTATGGCTGTAAAAGCGGAAATAAGAAAGAAAATAGGCAAGGAGGAAGGCGACAATGTAAAGGTAAAGCTTTACCGGGACACATCAGGATTCGTTATCCCTCAGGAATTGGTTATGCGGCTTGATGAAGCCGGGGTGAGCAAAAAGTTCAGCAGCCGGAAAAATTGGGAGCAGAAAATGTGCAGCCAGTGGATATTTTCGGCAAAGCGTGCTGAGACTGTAAATGAACGTATCATAAAGACAATATACAGGCTGCAGCGGAATGAAAAAATAGTTTAA